The following coding sequences lie in one Cyanobacterium sp. Dongsha4 genomic window:
- the petA gene encoding cytochrome f, with the protein MRDNSFFRQVSRICLVAIASLSILLFSNLGLPQAANAYPFWAQETAPETPREATGRIVCANCHLAAKPAEVEIPQAVLPDTVFEAVVKIPYDHSQQQVLGDGSKGGLNVGAVLMLPDGFQIAPEDRIPEEMKEKVNGAYFQTYKEGQDNWIIVGPLPGDQYEEIVFPVLSPDPKNDPNIHYGKYSVHLGANRGRGQVYPTGQLSNNNVFKSTVAGAITNITEAEAGGYTVTINDGATDYSVEIPVGPELIVTEGQEVAVGEALTNDPNVGGFGQKDTEVVLQSPDRIKWLLVFIAGIMLAQILLVLKKKQIEKVQEAGLYF; encoded by the coding sequence ATGAGAGATAATTCTTTTTTTCGTCAAGTTAGTCGAATTTGCTTAGTGGCGATCGCTTCTTTAAGCATATTATTATTCAGCAATCTAGGTTTACCTCAAGCCGCTAATGCTTACCCTTTCTGGGCACAAGAAACCGCCCCTGAGACTCCCAGAGAAGCTACTGGACGTATTGTCTGTGCTAACTGTCACTTAGCCGCAAAACCTGCGGAAGTGGAAATTCCCCAGGCAGTTTTACCCGATACAGTTTTTGAAGCAGTGGTAAAAATTCCTTATGATCACTCTCAACAACAAGTATTAGGAGATGGAAGCAAAGGCGGTTTGAACGTAGGTGCAGTGTTAATGTTACCCGATGGTTTCCAGATTGCCCCTGAAGACCGTATTCCCGAAGAAATGAAGGAAAAAGTTAACGGTGCTTATTTCCAAACTTATAAAGAAGGACAAGATAACTGGATTATCGTTGGACCTTTACCCGGTGATCAATACGAAGAAATTGTTTTCCCTGTATTATCTCCTGATCCTAAAAATGATCCTAATATCCACTATGGAAAATATTCCGTACATTTAGGAGCAAACAGAGGTAGAGGTCAAGTTTATCCCACAGGTCAACTCAGCAATAATAATGTTTTCAAATCCACTGTTGCTGGTGCAATTACTAATATTACCGAAGCTGAAGCTGGTGGCTACACTGTCACTATCAATGACGGAGCAACCGACTATTCTGTTGAAATACCTGTCGGACCTGAATTAATCGTCACTGAAGGACAAGAAGTAGCTGTGGGCGAGGCTTTAACAAATGATCCTAACGTTGGTGGTTTTGGTCAAAAAGATACCGAAGTTGTGTTACAAAGCCCCGATCGCATCAAATGGTTATTAGTCTTCATCGCAGGTATTATGCTTGCTCAAATTCTTCTAGTATTGAAGAAAAAACAAATCGAAAAAGTACAAGAAGCGGGTTTATACTTCTAA
- a CDS encoding pentapeptide repeat-containing protein → MIFSQVISLVLALIIAFFAVNPSAEALDYTKRDLAEVDFSGQNLTDATFNKTNLRSANLSQADLQGVSFFGANMDSINLEGANLTNSILDSARLTRANLRNAVLEGAFATNTKFEGADIEGADFTDVILRPDVEDMLCEKAKGVNPTTGKKTRDTLYCP, encoded by the coding sequence ATGATTTTTTCTCAGGTAATTAGTTTGGTTTTAGCTTTAATAATTGCTTTTTTTGCTGTTAACCCGTCGGCGGAGGCTTTAGACTATACAAAACGGGATTTAGCAGAAGTGGACTTTTCTGGGCAAAATTTAACAGATGCCACTTTCAATAAAACAAATTTACGCAGTGCCAATCTTAGTCAAGCAGATTTACAAGGAGTTAGCTTTTTTGGGGCGAATATGGATTCTATTAATTTAGAAGGGGCTAATTTAACTAATTCTATTCTTGATTCGGCTAGGCTTACTCGTGCTAATCTTCGTAATGCGGTACTTGAGGGAGCATTTGCTACAAACACAAAATTTGAAGGGGCAGATATTGAAGGGGCAGATTTTACAGATGTTATTTTACGTCCTGATGTAGAGGATATGCTATGCGAAAAAGCAAAAGGAGTTAATCCCACCACTGGTAAAAAAACCCGTGACACATTGTATTGTCCCTAG